A region of Halalkaliarchaeum desulfuricum DNA encodes the following proteins:
- a CDS encoding DEAD/DEAH box helicase, whose translation MGDYDLVDIEITHEDSDAICRYLTEGSRGEQHLYSVQAARLQAGQPDSELRSLKQLDENAVKMLEHQVDAAYRALFEMDGKALLADEVGLGKTIEVGMILKEMHFRETDDSVLILTPAQLAKQWQAELREKFGLEFVSNYDDDFRGFDSHDYIIASIDTAKSDRHRQTVLKRDWDVLVLDEAHYVKNEETDRYDLIDQLSYNYAFFLTATPIQNELTDLYNIVSLLRPGLFGTRDVFHHYFVDSEQETLVNRNELQDRLNKVMIRNRREDTDVDFTERRIDTRKFDPSPEERELYRAVSDYVKGAYSQDQGQKLVLMLLQKEVVSSPEALKATIQRRLDDQSELTQTEELESILDLIENVDTVTKQERLLDIVEEARDSVEKGRVIVFTQFKATQRRVAERLASEGYTVHSFHGGHSSQEKEEIIKNFEEQGGILVSTDAMSEGRNAQFCNIIVNWDLPWNPMRVEQRIGRIHRIGQNRQVYVFNMALKDTVEEYVLERLYHKIDLFQQSVGELSEILTRMEESGRSFEDEIFERLVNADSEVDLENDFDAMAVDLQEQRDLAEKLEEFNSEVFEGFDLGAGND comes from the coding sequence ATGGGCGATTACGACCTCGTGGACATCGAGATCACTCACGAGGACTCGGATGCGATCTGTCGTTACCTAACGGAAGGATCCCGGGGGGAACAGCATCTCTACTCGGTTCAGGCGGCTCGATTGCAGGCAGGACAGCCGGATTCAGAGCTTCGCTCTCTGAAACAGCTTGACGAGAACGCGGTCAAGATGCTCGAACATCAGGTCGATGCCGCGTATCGTGCGCTGTTCGAGATGGACGGGAAAGCGTTGCTCGCAGACGAGGTTGGACTCGGCAAGACGATCGAAGTCGGAATGATCCTCAAAGAGATGCATTTCCGGGAGACCGACGATTCCGTGCTCATCCTGACGCCGGCCCAACTGGCCAAACAGTGGCAAGCGGAACTCCGGGAGAAGTTCGGCCTGGAGTTCGTATCTAACTACGACGACGACTTTCGCGGGTTCGACAGCCACGACTACATCATCGCCAGCATCGACACGGCGAAAAGCGACAGACATCGTCAAACCGTGCTCAAACGCGACTGGGACGTGCTTGTCCTCGACGAAGCCCATTACGTCAAAAACGAGGAGACGGATCGCTACGATCTGATCGACCAACTCTCGTACAACTACGCGTTTTTCCTCACGGCGACGCCGATACAGAACGAACTCACCGATCTCTACAACATCGTCTCACTGCTCCGCCCGGGCCTGTTCGGAACCCGTGACGTGTTCCATCACTACTTCGTGGACAGTGAGCAAGAGACGCTCGTCAACCGGAACGAACTCCAAGACCGACTGAACAAGGTGATGATCCGGAACCGTCGTGAGGACACGGATGTGGACTTCACCGAACGACGGATCGACACCCGAAAATTCGATCCATCGCCGGAAGAACGCGAACTCTACCGAGCCGTATCCGACTACGTCAAGGGAGCATACAGTCAGGACCAAGGGCAGAAACTGGTGTTGATGCTCCTCCAAAAGGAGGTCGTCAGCAGTCCCGAGGCGCTAAAGGCGACGATCCAGCGACGACTCGACGACCAATCCGAACTCACACAAACTGAAGAACTGGAGTCGATTCTCGACCTGATCGAGAACGTTGACACAGTCACCAAACAAGAACGCTTGCTCGATATCGTTGAAGAAGCACGGGATTCCGTCGAGAAGGGACGAGTGATCGTCTTCACGCAGTTCAAAGCGACACAACGTCGAGTCGCGGAACGATTGGCGTCGGAGGGATACACTGTCCATTCGTTCCATGGTGGCCACTCCAGCCAGGAGAAAGAGGAGATCATCAAAAACTTCGAAGAGCAGGGTGGAATTCTCGTTTCAACCGACGCAATGTCGGAGGGACGTAACGCACAGTTTTGTAATATAATTGTTAATTGGGATCTCCCATGGAATCCCATGCGCGTCGAGCAACGAATCGGTCGAATCCATCGGATCGGGCAAAACCGACAAGTCTACGTGTTCAACATGGCGTTGAAAGATACCGTTGAGGAGTACGTTCTCGAACGGCTGTATCACAAGATCGATCTCTTCCAGCAGAGCGTCGGCGAACTGAGCGAGATCCTCACGAGAATGGAAGAGTCCGGAAGAAGCTTCGAGGACGAGATCTTCGAGCGGTTGGTTAATGCGGATTCGGAAGTCGATCTAGAGAACGACTTCGACGCGATGGCGGTTGATCTCCAGGAGCAACGCGATCTCGCCGAGAAGCTAGAGGAGTTCAACAGTGAGGTTTTCGAAGGGTTCGATCTGGGGGCCGGCAATGACTGA